From the Manis pentadactyla isolate mManPen7 chromosome 7, mManPen7.hap1, whole genome shotgun sequence genome, one window contains:
- the LOC118932620 gene encoding olfactory receptor 2A2-like, whose translation MGDNQSWGTEFILVGFQLRVELEVLLVGLFSLFYIFSLLANGVILGLICLDSRLHTPMYFFLSHLAIIDMSYASNNVPKMLANLVSQKRTISFVPCIMQTFLYLAFAATECLVLAAMSYDRFVAICHPLQYTVVMSWRACTVLAVISWTCGFILALVHAVLLLRLPFCGPWEVNHVFCEILSVLKLACADTWINEAVLFAASVLVLVGPLCLMLVSYARILWAILKIQSKEGRVKAFSTCSSHLGVVGLFFGIAMVVYMVPDSSEQEEQEKILSLFHSLFNPMLNPLIYSLRNAQVKAAFRRALHMRST comes from the coding sequence ATGGGAGACAACCAGTCCTGGGGCACAGAATTCATCCTGGTGGGGTTCCAGCTCAGGGTGGAGCTGGAAGTGCTCCTCGTTGGGCTCTTCTCCCTTTTCTATATCTTCAGTCTATTGGCAAATGGCGTAATCTTGGGGCTCATCTGCCTGGACTCTAGActgcacacccccatgtacttcttcctgtcaCACCTGGCCATCATTGACATGTCCTATGCTTCCAACAATGTCCCCAAGATGCTGGCAAATCTTGTGAGTCAGAAAAGAACCATCTCCTTTGTTCCGTGCATAATGCAGACCTTTTTGTATCTGGCCTTTGCTGCTACAGAATGCCTGGTTCTGGCGGCGATGTCCTATGACAGGTttgtggccatctgccatccaCTCCAGTACACTGTCGTCATGAGCTGGAGAGCGTGCACGGTCCTGGCTGTCATCTCCTGGACATGTGGATTTATTCTGGCTCTGGTCCATGCAGTCCTCCTTCTACGGTTGCCCTTCTGTGGGCCCTGGGAAGTGAATCACGTGTTCTGTGAAATTCTGTCTGTCCTCAAACTGGCCTGTGCTGACACCTGGATCAATGAAGCTGTCCTCTTTGCCGCCTCGGTGTTGGTTTTAGTCGGGCCTCTCTGCTTAATGCTGGTCTCCTATGCACGCATCCTCTGGGCCATCCTAAAGATCCAGTCAAAGGAGGGCCGAGTAAAGgctttctccacctgctcctcccaccttgGCGTGGTCGGACTCTTCTTTGGCATAGCCATGGTGGTGTATATGGTCCCGGACTCCAGTgagcaggaggagcaggagaAAATACTGTCCCTGTTCCACAGCCTCTTCAACCCAATGCTGAACCCCCTCATCTACAGCCTCAGGAACGCTCAGGTGAAGGCTGCCTTCCGTAGAGCGCTGCACATGAGGTCCACATGA